A single genomic interval of Lucilia cuprina isolate Lc7/37 chromosome 2, ASM2204524v1, whole genome shotgun sequence harbors:
- the LOC124419579 gene encoding uncharacterized protein LOC124419579 produces the protein MYIHHKNMNDISENIPNGSTVPGGVSSGTASTGIPTVNDLNTNSTFKSSIVIDNQPKRRVSIASDPAAEGRHVGGYDNPAFEQNPRRKISQVSVSELKKNILV, from the exons atgtatata catcataaaaatatgaatgataTTTCGGAGAATATACCAAATGGTTCAACAGTACCGGGTGGTGTTAGCAGTGGCACAGCCAGTACTGGTATACCAACTGTCAATGATTTAAACACAAATAGCACTTTTAAAAGTTCCATTGTTATCGATAATCAACCGAAGAGACGTGTTAGCATTGCTTCAGATCCTGCCGCTGAGGGTCGTCATGTAGGCGGCTATGATAATCCAGCGTTTGAACAAAATCCTAGAAGAAAAATATCACAGGTGAGTGTGAgtgaactaaaaaaaaatatattagtttaa
- the LOC111677838 gene encoding sodium/hydrogen exchanger 9B2: MSMLGLTSVHSHTEIGPVRRKSILINAVGHDNESDHGSQCSYDNRPYRISALDNLHAKISQQQQLSANTNSIEESWLYTFCFKCRGEENTPSWEPPHWQKMCPYPLCPSFRQFARILVLILIGVLLWITAYVIIGESAAPGGQLFGLVVLTVAANFGGYLISLTTLPRLIGMLLVGILFQNVGWTNLEGDFSIVTAHLRKFALTIILIRAGLEMEPDAFKKVYKTILKLGIIPWILECCVVGLTTHFLLDLPWVWAFLLGSIIAAVSPAVVVPSLFRLRTKGYGVAKGIPTLIIAVAGIDDALSVAIFGIISSVMFSDRGLGYQISQAPVCIIGGLAFGVIWGYIARFFPEKGDAYVVPLRTIMLFSGGLVAIYGSEEIGYEGAGPLAAVFSAFVSNLFWCKQGWEVEDNPVATAFEIFWMIFEPILFGITGATIKISELDPDIVSVGIGCIAIGVVLRILCTAGIAFGDKLNMKEKFFVALSWMSKATVQAALGPVAMKHLAADAPETDKHYAYVVQTIAVLSIVLTAPLGAILISVTGTKLLTKTKQPQVIEGWRRSHRPSIRDISIIDEEEEREDPEMPEDKETADNTQSNAHIPPTLTYTYNNK, translated from the exons ACAACAGACCTTATAGAATTTCAGCATTAGATAATCTGCATGCTAAAAtttcacaacaacaacagttgtCCGCCAACACGAACAGTATCGAAGAATCCTGGTTATACACGTTCTGTTTCAAATGTCGTGGCGAAGAAAATACACCATCCTGGGAACCACCACACTGGCAAAAAATGTGTCCCTATCCCTTATGTCCATCTTTTAGACAATTTGCCCGCATTCTTGTACTCATCTTGATAGGTGTGCTATTATGGATAACAGCATATGTAATTATAGGAGAATCTGCTGCCCCTGGTGGTCAGCTGTTCGGTTTGGTAGTTTTGACAGTGGCGGCTAATTTTGGAGGATATTTGATATCGCTAACAACGTTGCCGCGTTTGATTGGTATGTTGCTGGTCGGCATATTATTTCAG aatGTTGGCTGGACCAATTTAGAAGGAGATTTTTCAATAGTTACTGCACATTTGCGTAAATTTGCATTAACTATTATTTTAATTCGAGCTGGTCTCGAAATGGAACCTGACGCTTTTAAAAAGGTCTACAAGACCATCCTGAAGTTGGGTATTATTCCTTGGATTTTGGAATGTTGTGTTGTTGGTCTTACCACCCATTTCTTACTCGATTTACCCTGGGTATGGGCTTTCCTTTTGGGCTCTATTATTGCCGCCGTCTCTCCCGCTGTGGTGGTACCTTCTCTCTTCCGTTTGCGTACTAAAGGCTATGGTGTAGCCAAGGGTATTCCCACTTTAATTATTGCTGTTGCCGGTATTGATGATGCCTTGTCTGTGGCCATTTTCGGTATTATTAGCAGTGTTATGTTTTCGGATCGTGGTCTTGGTTATCAAATATCTCAGGCGCCCGTTTGTATTATTGGTGGTTTAGCTTTTGGTGTAATTTGGGGTTATATTGCAAGATTTTTCCCCGAAAAGGGTGATGCCTATGTTGTACCTCTACGTACTATTATGTTGTTTTCCGGTGGTTTGGTGGCTATTTATGGCAGTGAAGAAATCGGTTATGAAGGTGCTGGTCCCTTGGCTGCCGTATTTTCTGCTTTCGTTTCGAATCTATTTTGGTGTAAACAAGGTTGGGAAGTTGAAGATAATCCAGTGGCTACAGCTTTTGAAATATTCTGGATGATTTTCGAGCCCATTCTATTTGGTATTACTGGTGCTACTATTAAG aTTTCTGAACTTGATCCCGATATTGTTTCCGTGGGCATTGGTTGTATTGCAATCGGTGTTGTCTTGCGTATTCTCTGTACTGCTGGCATTGCTTTCGGCGATAAGCTGAATATGAAAGAGAAATTCTTTGTTGCACTCTCTTGGATGTCAAAGGCAACCGTGCAGGCTGCCTTAGGACCCGTAGCCATGAAACATTTGGCTGCCGATGCTCCTGAAACCGACAAACACTATGCATATGTAGTGCAAACCATTGCTGTTTTATCTATTGTACTAACTGCTCCCTTGGGAGCCATTTTGATTTCCGTGACCGGTACTAAACTCTTAACGAAAACTAAACAACCTCAAGTTATAGAAG GTTGGCGCCGTAGTCACCGTCCCTCTATACGTGATATTAGTATCATCGATGAGGAGGAAGAACGTGAAGATCCTGAAATGCCTGAAGATAAGGAGACAGCTGATAATACACAAAGCAATGCTCATATACCACCAACTCTAACCTACACCtataataataagtaa